One genomic segment of Candidatus Berkiella aquae includes these proteins:
- the hemE gene encoding uroporphyrinogen decarboxylase gives MNSSFRFIRALKRQPVDSTPVWFMRQAGRYLPEYRAMRERVGGFLGMCQNPEIAAEITLQPLKRFPLDAAIIFSDILTIPDAMGLGLYFATHEGPHFQNPIRDAKAVAKLPIPCPEADLGYVMDAVRLTVKECGDKTPVIGFCGSPWTVATYMVEGQGSRTFSIIKAMMMNEPLVLKGLLQKVTQASCQYLEAQIQAGVEAVMVFDTWGGALSGAAYHEFSLHYMQEIVRYLKAKTLTQSIPIILFTKQGGQWLESIADTGCDAIGIDWTQDLANAKARVGRQVALQGNLDPTVLYARPDIIQREVQGVLANYGYGSGHIFNLGHGIFPDVNPEHVAAMIEAVKKYSPRYHQAEMIKDNAQNGTV, from the coding sequence ATGAACTCATCATTTCGTTTTATCCGAGCCCTTAAGCGTCAACCTGTCGATAGCACACCCGTGTGGTTTATGCGTCAAGCGGGTCGTTATCTCCCTGAGTATCGAGCAATGAGAGAGCGTGTTGGTGGATTTTTGGGCATGTGTCAAAATCCAGAAATAGCTGCTGAAATTACCTTACAACCGCTGAAACGCTTTCCTTTAGATGCTGCGATTATTTTTTCCGATATTTTAACCATTCCTGATGCGATGGGGTTGGGGTTATATTTTGCAACGCATGAAGGCCCACATTTTCAAAATCCTATTCGAGACGCTAAAGCGGTAGCAAAGTTACCCATTCCTTGTCCAGAAGCTGATTTGGGTTATGTGATGGATGCCGTGCGCCTCACGGTAAAAGAATGCGGTGATAAAACACCCGTCATTGGGTTTTGTGGCAGCCCATGGACTGTTGCTACCTATATGGTTGAGGGACAAGGTAGTCGAACGTTTTCCATTATCAAAGCCATGATGATGAATGAGCCTCTGGTTCTAAAAGGATTATTGCAAAAGGTTACACAAGCCAGCTGCCAATATTTAGAAGCACAAATTCAGGCCGGTGTAGAGGCTGTCATGGTTTTTGATACATGGGGTGGAGCGCTTTCTGGGGCTGCTTATCATGAATTCTCATTACATTACATGCAAGAAATAGTACGTTATCTTAAAGCAAAAACATTGACGCAATCGATACCTATCATTCTCTTTACTAAGCAAGGTGGGCAGTGGCTTGAATCTATCGCGGATACGGGATGCGATGCGATTGGTATTGATTGGACGCAAGATCTTGCCAATGCCAAAGCACGTGTAGGGCGCCAAGTCGCGCTTCAAGGTAATTTGGATCCAACCGTGTTGTATGCTCGTCCTGATATTATTCAGCGAGAAGTACAAGGCGTATTGGCGAATTATGGTTATGGCAGTGGTCATATTTTTAACTTAGGACATGGTATTTTCCCCGACGTTAACCCAGAGCATGTTGCAGCAATGATTGAAGCCGTTAAAAAATATAGTCCAAGGTATCATCA